Proteins from one Scleropages formosus chromosome 14, fSclFor1.1, whole genome shotgun sequence genomic window:
- the LOC108928869 gene encoding interleukin-10 receptor subunit beta-like, which translates to MAFALLSGLCALSVVLAVIPDPANVTVVSYNLGVVLEWDYPHEWHENVTFTASSSSYKANKIVCANQTERRCDFTKDVHHFGTYVFKVRAELQGEASRWVNTSDFSADKHTIIGPPGITLYSKDGDMEVELQDPVMRASTLREVYSMVTYNITFWKEGQEEEKIKKNTEQTRLMLPNLQPWTNYCVQAQVYINAYTRNGELSKVVCKATTSNGNVEPGVVAVVLVVSFLVTSTCILLTFFTGRVVYRGLRFFYPNAKLPEHFKQYLIEPPPSSFFVKSIPQVKEQFDPIVIVSEDAVERTDATEEPRETEEQNVEESAKDKIEMEKDLLLLPA; encoded by the exons ATGGCTTTCGCGCTGCTCTCGGGGCTCTGCGCGCTCTCAG TGGTGCTGGCCGTGATCCCTGACCCCGCTAACGTTACCGTGGTTTCCTACAACCTGGGCGTGGTCTTGGAGTGGGACTATCCCCATGAGTGGCACGAAAACGTAACTTTCACGGCCAGCTCCAG CAGTTACAAGGCCAACAAGATTGTGTGTGCGAACCAGACGGAGCGGAGGTGTGACTTCACCAAGGACGTCCATCACTTTGGGACATATGTGTTCAAGGTGAGGGCAGAGCTACAGGGCGAGGCCTCCCGTTGGGTCAACACCTCGGACTTCTCCGCTGATAAACACA CCATCATCGGGCCTCCTGGCATCACTCTGTACTCTAAAGATGGGGACATGGAAGTGGAGCTCCAGGATCCCGTGATGAGGGCCTCCACGCTGAGGGAAGTTTACAGCATGGTGACATACAACATCACTTTCTGGAAGGAAGGCCAAGAAGAG gagaaaattaaaaagaacactGAGCAAACGAGGTTGATGCTGCCCAACCTTCAGCCCTGGACCAACTACTGCGTGCAGGCCCAGGTCTACATTAATGCATACACTAGGAACGGAGAGCTGAGCAAAGTGGTGTGCAAGGCCACCACCTCCAATG GGAATGTGGAGCCTGGGGTGGTCGCCGTGGTGCTGGTGGTAAGCTTCCTGGTGACCTCTACGTGTATCCTGCTGACTTTCTTCACTGGACGGGTTGTCTACCGAGGCCTCAGGTTTTTCTACCCCAACGCCAAGCTCCCAGAGCACTTTAAACAG TACCTGATCGAgccacccccctcctccttcttcgtGAAGAGCATCCCCCAGGTGAAGGAGCAGTTCGACCCCATCGTCATCGTTTCGGAGGATGCCGTGGAACGGACCGACGCCACAGAGGAGCCGCGGGAGACAGAGGAGCAGAATGTGGAGGAAAGCGCTAAAGATAAAATAGAAATGGAGAAGGACCTACTTTTGCTGCCTGCCTGA
- the LOC108929004 gene encoding interferon alpha/beta receptor 1b-like isoform X2 — translation MRRSKMLFECVLSALVTAVWCVSEVSPGVLLDSDPQPHEETASATLPSPQGVTMQSLNTQYVLKWTWPHGSGGNRTVTFAAQYMPKFKLRSRNRSWSTVCENITDTQCDFSDSDLYYFGIYLLRVRASREKENSDWVQQEFCPDKDANLGPPSNVEVTPANNGLTVNISDPLTSKHTSMKDYLAYMYYSVQYWKHSTAERKEYRYLNVTRNVVTLLKLESWTLYCVKVQSRYDFYRKASTFSPQQCVETRGPTALWQILLVFLLSMALCFACILFPSVIVLKAYSLVKRTFFPSCPIPSSLQETFYDSSSSPSSDHPSLLTLESELEICLQKLEISPEVVPLEIHAADEPEGPEGLRHSRQGSGDSGVYSAEDNSGRSNNMQEPGKVAEKRMDVLLNARDVVIHSTPGGHGWNCGVPDLIAKTSQPVLDAGF, via the exons ATGCGGAGGAGCAAGATGCTCTTCGAGTGTGTCCTGTCCGCCCTCGTGACGGCCGTGTGGTGTGTGTCTGAAG TGTCTCCAGGGGTTCTGCTGGACTCGGACCCGCAGCCACATGAGGAGACGG CCTCTGCAACCCTGCCCAGTCCCCAGGGGGTCACCATGCAGTCCCTGAACACCCAGTACGTCCTCAAATGGACGTGGCCGCACGGCTCCGGCGGGAACCGAACTGTCACCTTCGCAGCCCAGTACATGCC GAAATTCAAACTCAGGTCCAGGAACAGGAGTTGGTCTACGGTGTGCGAGAACATCACGGACACCCAGTGCGACTTCAGCGACAGTGACCTCTACTACTTCGGCATCTATCTGCTGCGGGTCCGAGCGAGCCGTGAGAAGGAGAACTCCGACTGGGTCCAACAGGAGTTCTGCCCTGACAAAGATG CTAACTTGGGTCCACCGTCCAACGTGGAGGTGACCCCGGCGAACAACGGCCTGACGGTGAACATCTCGGACCCCTTGACCAGCAAGCACACCTCGATGAAGGACTACCTGGCATACATGTActacagtgtacagtactggAAGCACTCCACAGCTGAGCGCAAG GAGTATCGGTACCTGAACGTGACTCGCAACGTGGTGACGCTGCTCAAGCTGGAGAGCTGGACGCTGTACTGCGTGAAGGTCCAGTCGCGTTACGACTTCTACCGCAAGGCCAGCACCTTCAGCCCCCAGCAGTGCGTGGAGACGAGAG GTCCCACAGCACTGTGGCAGATCCTCCTCGTTTTCCTGCTCTCCATGGCGCTCTGCTTCGCCTGCATCTTGTTCCCCTCCGTCATCGTCCTCAAGGCCTACAGCCTCGTGAAGAGGACGTTCTTCCCCTCGTGCCCGATCCCGTCCAGCCTGCAGGAG ACCTTCTACGATTCGTCCTCGAGCCCGAGCTCGGACCACCCGTCCCTGCTGACCCTGGAGTCAGAGTTGGAGATCTGCCTGCAGAAGCTGGAGATATCTCCAGAAGTGGTCCCTCTGGAGATTCACGCCGCCGATGAGCCCGAGGGGCCGGAAGGCCTGCGACACAGCCGGCAAGGCAGCGGCGACAGCGGCGTCTACTCCGCCGAGGACAACTCGGGCCGCTCGAACAACATGCAAGAGCCCGGCAAGGTAGCGGAGAAGAGGATGGATGTGCTTCTGAATGCCAGGGACGTCGTCATCCACAGCACCCCCGGTGGACACGGCTGGAACTGCGGTGTCCCTGATCTGATCGCAAAGACGAGCCAACCGGTTCTGGATGCTGGGTTCTAA
- the LOC108929004 gene encoding interferon alpha/beta receptor 1b-like isoform X3 → MRRSKMLFECVLSALVTAVWCVSEASATLPSPQGVTMQSLNTQYVLKWTWPHGSGGNRTVTFAAQYMPLRSIPTHRKFKLRSRNRSWSTVCENITDTQCDFSDSDLYYFGIYLLRVRASREKENSDWVQQEFCPDKDANLGPPSNVEVTPANNGLTVNISDPLTSKHTSMKDYLAYMYYSVQYWKHSTAERKEYRYLNVTRNVVTLLKLESWTLYCVKVQSRYDFYRKASTFSPQQCVETRGPTALWQILLVFLLSMALCFACILFPSVIVLKAYSLVKRTFFPSCPIPSSLQETFYDSSSSPSSDHPSLLTLESELEICLQKLEISPEVVPLEIHAADEPEGPEGLRHSRQGSGDSGVYSAEDNSGRSNNMQEPGKVAEKRMDVLLNARDVVIHSTPGGHGWNCGVPDLIAKTSQPVLDAGF, encoded by the exons ATGCGGAGGAGCAAGATGCTCTTCGAGTGTGTCCTGTCCGCCCTCGTGACGGCCGTGTGGTGTGTGTCTGAAG CCTCTGCAACCCTGCCCAGTCCCCAGGGGGTCACCATGCAGTCCCTGAACACCCAGTACGTCCTCAAATGGACGTGGCCGCACGGCTCCGGCGGGAACCGAACTGTCACCTTCGCAGCCCAGTACATGCC TTTGCGCTCCATTCCCACTCACAGGAAATTCAAACTCAGGTCCAGGAACAGGAGTTGGTCTACGGTGTGCGAGAACATCACGGACACCCAGTGCGACTTCAGCGACAGTGACCTCTACTACTTCGGCATCTATCTGCTGCGGGTCCGAGCGAGCCGTGAGAAGGAGAACTCCGACTGGGTCCAACAGGAGTTCTGCCCTGACAAAGATG CTAACTTGGGTCCACCGTCCAACGTGGAGGTGACCCCGGCGAACAACGGCCTGACGGTGAACATCTCGGACCCCTTGACCAGCAAGCACACCTCGATGAAGGACTACCTGGCATACATGTActacagtgtacagtactggAAGCACTCCACAGCTGAGCGCAAG GAGTATCGGTACCTGAACGTGACTCGCAACGTGGTGACGCTGCTCAAGCTGGAGAGCTGGACGCTGTACTGCGTGAAGGTCCAGTCGCGTTACGACTTCTACCGCAAGGCCAGCACCTTCAGCCCCCAGCAGTGCGTGGAGACGAGAG GTCCCACAGCACTGTGGCAGATCCTCCTCGTTTTCCTGCTCTCCATGGCGCTCTGCTTCGCCTGCATCTTGTTCCCCTCCGTCATCGTCCTCAAGGCCTACAGCCTCGTGAAGAGGACGTTCTTCCCCTCGTGCCCGATCCCGTCCAGCCTGCAGGAG ACCTTCTACGATTCGTCCTCGAGCCCGAGCTCGGACCACCCGTCCCTGCTGACCCTGGAGTCAGAGTTGGAGATCTGCCTGCAGAAGCTGGAGATATCTCCAGAAGTGGTCCCTCTGGAGATTCACGCCGCCGATGAGCCCGAGGGGCCGGAAGGCCTGCGACACAGCCGGCAAGGCAGCGGCGACAGCGGCGTCTACTCCGCCGAGGACAACTCGGGCCGCTCGAACAACATGCAAGAGCCCGGCAAGGTAGCGGAGAAGAGGATGGATGTGCTTCTGAATGCCAGGGACGTCGTCATCCACAGCACCCCCGGTGGACACGGCTGGAACTGCGGTGTCCCTGATCTGATCGCAAAGACGAGCCAACCGGTTCTGGATGCTGGGTTCTAA
- the LOC108929004 gene encoding interferon alpha/beta receptor 1b-like isoform X1 translates to MRRSKMLFECVLSALVTAVWCVSEVSPGVLLDSDPQPHEETASATLPSPQGVTMQSLNTQYVLKWTWPHGSGGNRTVTFAAQYMPLRSIPTHRKFKLRSRNRSWSTVCENITDTQCDFSDSDLYYFGIYLLRVRASREKENSDWVQQEFCPDKDANLGPPSNVEVTPANNGLTVNISDPLTSKHTSMKDYLAYMYYSVQYWKHSTAERKEYRYLNVTRNVVTLLKLESWTLYCVKVQSRYDFYRKASTFSPQQCVETRGPTALWQILLVFLLSMALCFACILFPSVIVLKAYSLVKRTFFPSCPIPSSLQETFYDSSSSPSSDHPSLLTLESELEICLQKLEISPEVVPLEIHAADEPEGPEGLRHSRQGSGDSGVYSAEDNSGRSNNMQEPGKVAEKRMDVLLNARDVVIHSTPGGHGWNCGVPDLIAKTSQPVLDAGF, encoded by the exons ATGCGGAGGAGCAAGATGCTCTTCGAGTGTGTCCTGTCCGCCCTCGTGACGGCCGTGTGGTGTGTGTCTGAAG TGTCTCCAGGGGTTCTGCTGGACTCGGACCCGCAGCCACATGAGGAGACGG CCTCTGCAACCCTGCCCAGTCCCCAGGGGGTCACCATGCAGTCCCTGAACACCCAGTACGTCCTCAAATGGACGTGGCCGCACGGCTCCGGCGGGAACCGAACTGTCACCTTCGCAGCCCAGTACATGCC TTTGCGCTCCATTCCCACTCACAGGAAATTCAAACTCAGGTCCAGGAACAGGAGTTGGTCTACGGTGTGCGAGAACATCACGGACACCCAGTGCGACTTCAGCGACAGTGACCTCTACTACTTCGGCATCTATCTGCTGCGGGTCCGAGCGAGCCGTGAGAAGGAGAACTCCGACTGGGTCCAACAGGAGTTCTGCCCTGACAAAGATG CTAACTTGGGTCCACCGTCCAACGTGGAGGTGACCCCGGCGAACAACGGCCTGACGGTGAACATCTCGGACCCCTTGACCAGCAAGCACACCTCGATGAAGGACTACCTGGCATACATGTActacagtgtacagtactggAAGCACTCCACAGCTGAGCGCAAG GAGTATCGGTACCTGAACGTGACTCGCAACGTGGTGACGCTGCTCAAGCTGGAGAGCTGGACGCTGTACTGCGTGAAGGTCCAGTCGCGTTACGACTTCTACCGCAAGGCCAGCACCTTCAGCCCCCAGCAGTGCGTGGAGACGAGAG GTCCCACAGCACTGTGGCAGATCCTCCTCGTTTTCCTGCTCTCCATGGCGCTCTGCTTCGCCTGCATCTTGTTCCCCTCCGTCATCGTCCTCAAGGCCTACAGCCTCGTGAAGAGGACGTTCTTCCCCTCGTGCCCGATCCCGTCCAGCCTGCAGGAG ACCTTCTACGATTCGTCCTCGAGCCCGAGCTCGGACCACCCGTCCCTGCTGACCCTGGAGTCAGAGTTGGAGATCTGCCTGCAGAAGCTGGAGATATCTCCAGAAGTGGTCCCTCTGGAGATTCACGCCGCCGATGAGCCCGAGGGGCCGGAAGGCCTGCGACACAGCCGGCAAGGCAGCGGCGACAGCGGCGTCTACTCCGCCGAGGACAACTCGGGCCGCTCGAACAACATGCAAGAGCCCGGCAAGGTAGCGGAGAAGAGGATGGATGTGCTTCTGAATGCCAGGGACGTCGTCATCCACAGCACCCCCGGTGGACACGGCTGGAACTGCGGTGTCCCTGATCTGATCGCAAAGACGAGCCAACCGGTTCTGGATGCTGGGTTCTAA